The Episyrphus balteatus chromosome 4, idEpiBalt1.1, whole genome shotgun sequence genome includes a window with the following:
- the LOC129918371 gene encoding coiled-coil and C2 domain-containing protein 1-like isoform X1 produces MFGRKKPEPPKRRNHDLSQFGLTEIPDDFDPSGGAHDDGGDSDFEAELAAIVGGGGKQKPKAKPKPTLIPASDLDKMISESMRDIGSDEEMSDDDDDPELLGELQGIAGGALEADEPSPSEEREAQAQQTFLPTTTTDTISIIKTRIEMYKLAEAAAKSAGESAKARRFNRGLKTLNDLLKQSVAGNSINVDDIPPEVSVKSAKPPEEPSAEAQEPPKVPARQAPTVPSRPAPGPPPPVEKTPSVEEKPLVVLEEPKPENPVLMKLNDRKQEYKIAALTAKRSGDTALALQFVKVLKQFDMVIKLCEEGKEVDLSDMPPPPNEFAEFLSKMQAGAAEEPTKVEEPTPAPVPAPPTPEEPLTTATTILEALEQRLQKYKSVEEGAKAENNSSKARRFGRIVKQYEDAIKSYKAGRQVAFDELPTPPGFGPLPGSGDAPPAAPSTPAATSPVLPPKPAPVVTPEGDGDSLEETPKPSQKPSPKKELTTRMSGNQHSTNLAEQQMKILLERQKEFKVAAIEAKKAGEIDQAKEYLKIYKGFEGLLNAASSGLPVDLNTLPLPPSQRENLEASFAIVNPGDCDPNDDISDISVRLEEQLAKQLMMCKNTRDHHKAMGDIAGMNRFENLAVTVQKDLDLLRYSKRKNLSLPKFHYEQKSFNIVHCNTDLTDNEVEIMVVRGINYNVPNPKDVDTYVKIEFPYPQDDFFKAKSSLVRDTDSPEYNQRFSVDILRSNRQCQRIFKRQAVKFEVYSRGCCGICRKLPMCCFSGFLRSDTLIGTVNAKLQPLETKCETHDTYDLMEGRKTVGGKLEIKIRVRNPILTKQIEHVNEKWLILDT; encoded by the exons ATGTTCGGTAGAAAAAAACCCGAACCCCCAAAAAGACGAAATCATGATTTGTCTCAG TTTGGTTTGACAGAAATACCAGATGATTTTGATCCATCGGGTGGAGCACACGACGATGGTGGTGATAGTGACTTTGAGGCTGAACTCGCCGCCATTGTGGGTGGCGGTGGTAAACAAAAACCCAAAGCTAAACCAAAACCTACACTTATTCCAGCATCAGATTTAGACAAGATGATTTCTGAGAGTATGCGAGACATAGGTAGCGATGAAGAAATGtccgatgatgatgacgatccGGAACTCTTGGGAGAATTGCAGGGAATTGCTGGGGGCGCTTTAGAAGCCGACGAACCGAGTCCATCGGAAGAAAGAGAAGCACAAGCTCAGCAGACGTTTCTCCCAACAACTACAACAGATACCATTTCAATCATTAAGACGCGTATTGAAATGTACAAGTTAGCTGAAGCTGCTGCCAAAAGTGCAGGTGAATCAGCCAAAGCTCGTCGGTTTAATCGTGGACTGAAAACTCTTAATGATTTGCTTAAGCAATCTGTTGCTGGAAACTCTATAAATGTAGATGATATTCCCCCAGAGGTGAGTGTTAAATCTGCAAAACCTCCAGAGGAACCATCTGCAGAGGCACAAGAACCTCCAAAGGTTCCTGCCAGGCAAGCACCAACAGTTCCATCAAGACCAGCACCTGGACCTCCGCCTCCAGTAGAGAAAACACCTTCAGTAGAAGAAAAACCACTTGTAGTTCTGGAAGAACCTAAACCAGAAAATCCGGTTTTGATGAAACTCAATGATCGCAAGCAAGAGTATAAGATTGCTGCTCTAACAGCCAAACGCTCTGGAGATACTGCTTTGGCTTTGCAGTTTGTTAAAGTCCTCAAACAATTTGATATGGTTATAAAACTCTGCGAGGAGGGAAAAGAAGTCGATCTAAGTGATATGCCACCTCCTCCTAATGAATTTGCAGAGTTTCTATCCAAAATGCAAGCTGGAGCTGCTGAAGAGCCTACTAAAGTAGAAGAACCCACACCGGCGCCAGTTCCGGCACCACCAACACCTGAAGAACCACTTACAACAGCCACTACAATTCTTGAAGCTCTTGAACAGCGTCTTCAAAAGTATAAGTCTGTTGAAGAAGGGGCTAAAGCTGAAAACAACTCAAGCAAAGCTAGACGCTTTGGACGTATAGTCAAACAGTACGAAGATGCTATTAAGAGCTATAAAGCGGGTAGGCAAGTTGCCTTTGATGAACTACCAACACCACCTGGGTTCGGACCTCTACCTGGAAGTGGTGATGCACCACCAGCTGCACCATCTACACCTGCAGCCACATCTCCAGTACTGCCACCTAAACCGGCACCAGTTGTCACTCCCGAAGGAGATGGTGATAGTCTTGAAGAAACTCCCAAACCATCGCAGAAACCTTCACCGAAAAAAGAACTGACTACTCGAATGTCTGGAAATCAACATAGTACGAATTTGGCCGAACAACAGATGAAAATTCTTTTGGAAAGACAAAAGGAATTCAAAGTTGCGGCTATTGAAGCAAAGAAGGCGGGGGAAATCGATCAGGCAAAGGAGTATCTTAAAATATATAAAGGTTTCGAGGGTTTGCTTAATGCTGCTAGCAGTGGACTTCCGGTCGATTTGAATACG CTTCCTTTGCCACCGTCACAACGAGAAAACCTAGAAGCATCATTTGCAATTGTCAATCCAGGAGACTGTGATCCAAATGATGATATATCCGATATAAGTGTTAGATTAGAAGAGCAATTGGCTAAGCAACTTATGATGTGCAAAAATACTAGAGATCATCACAAGGCCATGGGTGATATTGCTGGAATGAATAGATTCGAAAATTTAGCAGTTACTGTTCAAAAAGATTTAGATCTACTTCGATATTCGAAAAG gaAAAATTTATCACTACCGAAATTTCATTATGAACAAAAGAGTTTCAATATTGTTCACTGCAATACAGATCTAACTGATAATGAAGTTGAAATTATGGTTGTTCGAGGAATAAACTATAATGTTCCCAATCCAAAAGATGTAGATACTTATGTTAAAATTGAGTTCCCATATCCTCAG GATGATTTTTTCAAAGCTAAAAGTTCACTTGTTCGTGATACAGACAGTCCGGAATATAATCAAAGGTTTAGTGTTGATATTTTACGTTCTAACAGGCAATGTCAAAGAATATTTAAACGTCAAGCAGTAAAATTTGAAGTCTATTCAAGAGG ATGCTGTGGAATTTGTCGAAAATTGCCAATGTGTTGTTTCAGCGGTTTCCTGCGCTCGGACACACTTATTGGAACTGTTAATGCAAAACTGCAGCCACTAGAAACCAAATGTGAAACACACGATACATATGAT CTGATGGAAGGACGAAAAACTGTTGGTGGCAAACTGGAAATTAAAATAAGAGTTAGGAATCCAATTCTTACTAAACAAATCGAACATGTTAATGAAAAGTGGCTAATTTTGGATACATAG
- the LOC129918371 gene encoding coiled-coil and C2 domain-containing protein 1-like isoform X2 has protein sequence MFGRKKPEPPKRRNHDLSQFGLTEIPDDFDPSGGAHDDGGDSDFEAELAAIVGGGGKQKPKAKPKPTLIPASDLDKMISESMRDIGSDEEMSDDDDDPELLGELQGIAGGALEADEPSPSEEREAQAQQTFLPTTTTDTISIIKTRIEMYKLAEAAAKSAGESAKARRFNRGLKTLNDLLKQSVAGNSINVDDIPPEVSVKSAKPPEEPSAEAQEPPKVPARQAPTVPSRPAPGPPPPVEKTPSVEEKPLVVLEEPKPENPVLMKLNDRKQEYKIAALTAKRSGDTALALQFVKVLKQFDMVIKLCEEGKEVDLSDMPPPPNEFAEFLSKMQAGAAEEPTKVEEPTPAPVPAPPTPEEPLTTATTILEALEQRLQKYKSVEEGAKAENNSSKARRFGRIVKQYEDAIKSYKAGRQVAFDELPTPPGFGPLPGSGDAPPAAPSTPAATSPVLPPKPAPVVTPEGDGDSLEETPKPSQKPSPKKELTTRMSGNQHSTNLAEQQMKILLERQKEFKVAAIEAKKAGEIDQAKEYLKIYKGFEGLLNAASSGLPVDLNTLPLPPSQRENLEASFAIVNPGDCDPNDDISDISVRLEEQLAKQLMMCKNTRDHHKAMGDIAGMNRFENLAVTVQKDLDLLRYSKRKNLSLPKFHYEQKSFNIVHCNTDLTDNEVEIMVVRGINYNVPNPKDVDTYVKIEFPYPQDDFFKAKSSLVRDTDSPEYNQRFSVDILRSNRQCQRIFKRQAVKFEVYSRGGFLRSDTLIGTVNAKLQPLETKCETHDTYDLMEGRKTVGGKLEIKIRVRNPILTKQIEHVNEKWLILDT, from the exons ATGTTCGGTAGAAAAAAACCCGAACCCCCAAAAAGACGAAATCATGATTTGTCTCAG TTTGGTTTGACAGAAATACCAGATGATTTTGATCCATCGGGTGGAGCACACGACGATGGTGGTGATAGTGACTTTGAGGCTGAACTCGCCGCCATTGTGGGTGGCGGTGGTAAACAAAAACCCAAAGCTAAACCAAAACCTACACTTATTCCAGCATCAGATTTAGACAAGATGATTTCTGAGAGTATGCGAGACATAGGTAGCGATGAAGAAATGtccgatgatgatgacgatccGGAACTCTTGGGAGAATTGCAGGGAATTGCTGGGGGCGCTTTAGAAGCCGACGAACCGAGTCCATCGGAAGAAAGAGAAGCACAAGCTCAGCAGACGTTTCTCCCAACAACTACAACAGATACCATTTCAATCATTAAGACGCGTATTGAAATGTACAAGTTAGCTGAAGCTGCTGCCAAAAGTGCAGGTGAATCAGCCAAAGCTCGTCGGTTTAATCGTGGACTGAAAACTCTTAATGATTTGCTTAAGCAATCTGTTGCTGGAAACTCTATAAATGTAGATGATATTCCCCCAGAGGTGAGTGTTAAATCTGCAAAACCTCCAGAGGAACCATCTGCAGAGGCACAAGAACCTCCAAAGGTTCCTGCCAGGCAAGCACCAACAGTTCCATCAAGACCAGCACCTGGACCTCCGCCTCCAGTAGAGAAAACACCTTCAGTAGAAGAAAAACCACTTGTAGTTCTGGAAGAACCTAAACCAGAAAATCCGGTTTTGATGAAACTCAATGATCGCAAGCAAGAGTATAAGATTGCTGCTCTAACAGCCAAACGCTCTGGAGATACTGCTTTGGCTTTGCAGTTTGTTAAAGTCCTCAAACAATTTGATATGGTTATAAAACTCTGCGAGGAGGGAAAAGAAGTCGATCTAAGTGATATGCCACCTCCTCCTAATGAATTTGCAGAGTTTCTATCCAAAATGCAAGCTGGAGCTGCTGAAGAGCCTACTAAAGTAGAAGAACCCACACCGGCGCCAGTTCCGGCACCACCAACACCTGAAGAACCACTTACAACAGCCACTACAATTCTTGAAGCTCTTGAACAGCGTCTTCAAAAGTATAAGTCTGTTGAAGAAGGGGCTAAAGCTGAAAACAACTCAAGCAAAGCTAGACGCTTTGGACGTATAGTCAAACAGTACGAAGATGCTATTAAGAGCTATAAAGCGGGTAGGCAAGTTGCCTTTGATGAACTACCAACACCACCTGGGTTCGGACCTCTACCTGGAAGTGGTGATGCACCACCAGCTGCACCATCTACACCTGCAGCCACATCTCCAGTACTGCCACCTAAACCGGCACCAGTTGTCACTCCCGAAGGAGATGGTGATAGTCTTGAAGAAACTCCCAAACCATCGCAGAAACCTTCACCGAAAAAAGAACTGACTACTCGAATGTCTGGAAATCAACATAGTACGAATTTGGCCGAACAACAGATGAAAATTCTTTTGGAAAGACAAAAGGAATTCAAAGTTGCGGCTATTGAAGCAAAGAAGGCGGGGGAAATCGATCAGGCAAAGGAGTATCTTAAAATATATAAAGGTTTCGAGGGTTTGCTTAATGCTGCTAGCAGTGGACTTCCGGTCGATTTGAATACG CTTCCTTTGCCACCGTCACAACGAGAAAACCTAGAAGCATCATTTGCAATTGTCAATCCAGGAGACTGTGATCCAAATGATGATATATCCGATATAAGTGTTAGATTAGAAGAGCAATTGGCTAAGCAACTTATGATGTGCAAAAATACTAGAGATCATCACAAGGCCATGGGTGATATTGCTGGAATGAATAGATTCGAAAATTTAGCAGTTACTGTTCAAAAAGATTTAGATCTACTTCGATATTCGAAAAG gaAAAATTTATCACTACCGAAATTTCATTATGAACAAAAGAGTTTCAATATTGTTCACTGCAATACAGATCTAACTGATAATGAAGTTGAAATTATGGTTGTTCGAGGAATAAACTATAATGTTCCCAATCCAAAAGATGTAGATACTTATGTTAAAATTGAGTTCCCATATCCTCAG GATGATTTTTTCAAAGCTAAAAGTTCACTTGTTCGTGATACAGACAGTCCGGAATATAATCAAAGGTTTAGTGTTGATATTTTACGTTCTAACAGGCAATGTCAAAGAATATTTAAACGTCAAGCAGTAAAATTTGAAGTCTATTCAAGAGG CGGTTTCCTGCGCTCGGACACACTTATTGGAACTGTTAATGCAAAACTGCAGCCACTAGAAACCAAATGTGAAACACACGATACATATGAT CTGATGGAAGGACGAAAAACTGTTGGTGGCAAACTGGAAATTAAAATAAGAGTTAGGAATCCAATTCTTACTAAACAAATCGAACATGTTAATGAAAAGTGGCTAATTTTGGATACATAG
- the LOC129918372 gene encoding alpha-L-iduronidase: protein MHLFVYICCLFHVVSSQNDSFHLLSRFWTNTGFCPLGNIQNTPISNYLLSNEMKIHLQLIGALPNEALSNIRIHWLLELIELVEYEKHHIPKYDFSKLDKFIWWLDRAELYLGFELMGNPSEIFTKNQNESIIEFLWEDLAFQIGKRYLNRLGPSKLKQWRFESWNEPDLKSYNILQFKTRTFEDYLFAIRRGLNAAGRRPLNGVNFKLHGPAGLFKNLDHHPLCWQSLQKCNENPKHCPFDVITYHHKGSGISSEVASGGQRLIKEIFYKFPNLNSMPFANNEADPIAGWSTPRSFQSDVRYAISVISIVFDHWTAKLNTKEFQNLQFISHDNAFISYHPHEFSQRTLFAHFRMNNSKPQPYSQFIQKPVYAVLGMMGNLGTHAADIKIMPQSIRVLETTDNYGRSFLSLIAISDGQPGEQERFQKEISLRTMIGKRFSYIVEFLEYQNTDPVYIWNLYGSPPFPNSTIREAMRKDQGPKLYTTGILSHPLLHVNLPIRSPWVVHVRMCSDLTPSPHRPQRLHIYSITSKEILLIWKEKYAPTRCVVTYQVWFLRLNGTTRQEITAGWHTPFLSFHFAPEDRNVKGTYAVRSVDTFGRLSEFSKTKQHI from the exons ATGCATTTGTTTGTTTACATTTGTTGTTTATTTCACGTGGTTTCTTCGCAAAATGACTCGTTTCATCTTCTTTCTCGGTTTTGGACAAACACCGGTTTCTGTCCATTAGGCAACATTCAAAATACGCCTATTTCAAATTATCTTCTCTCCAATGAAATGAAAATCCATTTACAACTGATTGGAGCTCTGCCGAATGAAGCTCTATCAAATATACGAATCCACTGGCTGTTGGAACTTATTGAATTGGTGGAATATGAAAAACATCATATCccaaaatatgatttttcaaaacttgaCAAATTCATTTGGTGGTTGGATCGAGCTGAATTATATCTGGGTTTTGAATTGATGGGAAATCCTAGTGAAATATTTACTAAAAACCAAAATGAATCAATAATTGAATTCCTTTGGGAGGATTTGGCTTTTCAAATTGGAAAGAGATATTTGA atcgGTTGGGGCCCAGCAAATTGAAACAATGGAGATTTGAATCCTGGAATGAACCCGATTTAAAAAGCTATAACATTCTTCAATTTAAGACAAGAA CATTTGAAGATTACCTCTTCGCCATTCGTAGAGGTTTAAATGCAGCTGGGCGAAGACCTTTAAACGGTGTTAATTTTAAGCTTCATGGACCAGCTGGGTTGTTTAAAAATCTAGACCACCATCCTTTATGCTGGCAATCCCTtcaaaaatgcaatgaaaatcCAAAACACTGTCCATTTGATGTTATTACTTATCACCACAAAGGTTCGGGAATCAGTAGCGAAGTTGCTTCAGGTGGGCAACGTTtgattaaagaaattttttataaatttccaaATCTGAACAGCATGCCATTTGCAAACAA tgAAGCTGACCCCATCGCTGGATGGTCAACTCCGAGAAGCTTTCAATCAGATGTTCGTTATGCGATTTCAGTTATTTCAATTGTATTTGACCATTGGACTGCAAAACTGAATACCAAAGAGtttcaaaatttacaatttattagTCATGACAACGCCTTCATTAGTTACCATCCACATGAGTTTTCCCAAAGAACTCTATTTGCACATTTTCGAATGAATAATTCCAAGCCACAACCGTATTCGCAATTTATTCAGAAACCAGTGTATGCTGTCTTAGGAATGATGGGTAATTTAGGAACACATGCGGCCGATATTAAAATTATGCCCCAATCAATAAGGGTTTTAGAAACAACAGATAATTACGGTAGATCTTTTCTCAGTTTAATAGCTATTTCGGATGGACAACCTGGAGAGCAggaacgttttcaaaaagaaattagCTTAAGAACTATGATTGGAAAACGTTTCTCTTACATTGTGGAATTCCTTGAATACCAAAATACTGATCCAGTTTACATTTGGAATTTGTACGGTTCGCCACCATTTCCAAATAGCACTATTAGAGAAGCAATGCGAAAAGATCAAGGACCAAAACTCTATACAACTGGAATTTTGAGTCATCCATTGTTGCATGTTAATCTTCCAATTCGATCACCGTGGGTTGTTCATGTGAGAATGTGTTCTGATTTAACGCCATCTCCACATCGACCTCAGAGACTTCATATATATTCCATCACTTCTAAGGAGATTCTATTGATTTGGAAGGAAAAATACGCCCCGACGAGGTGTGTGGTTACCTACCAAGTGTGGTTTCTTCGTTTAAATGGTACAACACGTCAGGAAATCACTGCTGGATGGCATACGCCGTTTCTATCATTTCACTTTGCACCTGAGGACCGTAACGTTAAAG GTACCTATGCTGTCCGCAGTGTTGACACTTTTGGACGtttaagtgaattttcaaaaaccaaacaacacatttaa
- the LOC129919837 gene encoding PRADC1-like protein, protein MNFYTNQTKIMIQSAKLSVLLWFLIAILSVDKFCIQIVGGSYQLADSITTQDIIAGDIFFEIIEPPELEYTYRLRPAKDFGGSFNVKLEGVALVPTVPLHACSPITNKRDLRGNVALIERGECSFLTKTVNAEQAGAAATIITEFNSESNEFDFYIEMVHDNSDKDAHIPAGFLLGKNGMAIRSTLRKLKRTFALINLPVNLTFIPPHKINHPPWLGW, encoded by the exons atgaatttctatacaaatcaaacaaaaataatgatacAAAGTGCGAAATTAAGTGTCCTTCTTTGGTTTCTCATAGCAATATTGTCAGTTGACAAATTTTGCATACAAATTGTTGGCG GATCTTACCAACTAGCAGATTCAATAACAACACAAGACATCATTGCTGGTGATATATTCTTTGAAATAATCGAACCCCCTGAGTTGGAGTACACGTATCGTTTGCGACCAGCTAAAGACTTTGGTGGCTCTTTCAATGTTAAACTTGAAGGTGTCGCTTTAGTGCCGACAGTGCCTTTGCACGCTTGCAGTCCAATAACAAACAAGCGAGATTTACGTGGCAATGTTGCCTTAATTGAGAGAGG TGAATGTTCGTTCCTAACGAAAACAGTAAATGCAGAACAAGCTGGAGCTGCAGCTACTATTATCACAGAATTTAATTCCGAGTCCAATGAGTTtgatttttatatagaaatggTACACGATAACTCGGACAAAGATGCTCATATTCCAGCTGGTTTTTTATTGGGTAAAAATGGCATGGCCATTCGGAGTACATTGAGGAAACTTAAACGAACGTTCGCTTTAATCAATCTTCCTGTGAACCTGACTTTTATACCGCCACATAAAATAAATCATCCCCCATGGCTTGGATGGTag
- the LOC129918765 gene encoding uncharacterized protein LOC129918765 isoform X1, with amino-acid sequence MASPPTSAATVENSAPANMSTISVIFCSPIIICSPQFLGPSIECTNGQLCDSEDRNREHQPISSPNQHQRSLHSINNERHGYSRMASSSTTFEDSMTEIIMDDVPSDNEPTSAILDYCKRKFLRPYMTILALVGLNPISTETTQLKACLSYLQAMIIMVIICFGYFLQFLASYRGDRGFTNDRKEASNLTSFHLMSLHNWGEIVFGYIIPNALHLIGFVTAIFVCKVIDNEQLQNLIERVFLMSMKPKRLCTILWVYVGLGLGFLTLLLAYVIPSVLMQMQIVQVDWMPVELVPYEMPIKLTLLCTIFTQDLVEIVILTSYSIECYLLMVHLQTLSQKLLMHSIESLDWMREVLEFRKLLDHLNNKLSLPVCFFTVMNLSNALAGMIFLFKDFDFQYTELKVVILNIANVLLWLLMGLMPFFTASSVTRVCQLAQANGHHIRIRPFVYRNTSADDLNSTLLFASSLNMSAKLFRMPIQQNYLCFAILIISIVTLTLGMCLNFSMGIF; translated from the exons ATGGCAAGCCCTCCTACATCAGCAGCAACAGTAGAAAACAGTGCACCGGCTAATATGAGCACGATCAGTGTGATATTCTGCTCTCCGATCATCATTtg TTCCCCTCAATTCCTTGGCCCCTCAATTGAATGCACCAACGGACAACTTTGTGATTCAGAGGATCGAAATCGAGAGCATCAACCGATCAGCTCACCGAATCAACATCAAAGATCACTTCACTCGATCAATAATGAGCGACACGGATACTCTAGAATGGCATCTTCTTCAACGACCTTTGAAGACAGTATGACCGAGATTATT ATGGACGATGTTCCCAGTGATAATGAACCAACTTCGGCTATCCTTGACTATTGCAAAAGGAAG TTTCTTCGCCCTTATATGACAATACTCGCGCTAGTTGGGTTAAATCCGATCTCAACAGAAACCACGCAATTGAAAGCTTGTTTGAGCTATCTTCAAGCTATGATTATTATGGTCATCATATGTTTTGGATACTTTCTTCAATTTTTAGCTTCATACAG AGGTGATCGAGGTTTCACAAATGACAGAAAAGAAGCTTCAAATCTTACGAGCTTCCATTTGATGAGCCTTCATAATTGGGGCGAAATAGTGTTCGGTTATATCATACCGAATGCACTGCATCTTATTGGATTTGTAACggcaatttttgtatgtaaggTCATCGATAACGAGCAATTGCAGAATCTGATTGAGCGAGTTTTTTTGATGTCAATGAAACCCAAACGACTATGTACGATTCTTTGGGTTTATGTCGGACTGGGATTGGGTTTTCTGACGCTTCTCTTGGCATACGTCATACCTTCGGTGTTGATGCAGATGCAGATTGTACAAGTTGATTGGATGCCAGTGGAACTAGTACCATATGAAATGCCAATAAAG CTTACTCTTCTGTGTACAATTTTCACTCAGGATCTTGTGGAAATAGTCATCTTGACAAGTTACAGCATAGAGTGTTATTTACTGATGGTCCATTTGCAGACGCTTTCTCAAAAGCTTCTTATGCATTCCATAGAGAGCCTGGATTGGATGAGG GAAGTTTTGGAATTTCGAAAACTATTGGATCATCTTAACAACAAGTTATCTCTACCGGTCTGCTTCTTTACTGTTATGAATCTATCTAACGCCTTAGCAGGAATGATATTTCTCTTCAAGGACTTTGATTTTCAATACACCGAATTGAAGGTGGTCATTTTGAATATCGCAAACGTCCTCCTTTGGCTGCTAATGGGTCTTATGCCGTTCTTCACAGCATCATCTGTTACACGTGTTTGTCAATTGGCACAAGCTAATGGCCATCACATTCGCATTCGACCCTTTGTCTATCGCAATACTTCAGCTGATGATCTCAATTCTACGCTACTTTTTGCATCATCATTGAATATGTCCGCGAAATTGTTCCGCATGCCAATTCAGCAAAACTATCTTTGTTTCGCCATCTTAATAATATCCATTGTGACTCTCACACTGGGAATGTGCCTTAATTTTTCGATGGGAATTTTCTAG
- the LOC129918765 gene encoding uncharacterized protein LOC129918765 isoform X2: MRRNTSNSSFIFINVGNNQMDDVPSDNEPTSAILDYCKRKFLRPYMTILALVGLNPISTETTQLKACLSYLQAMIIMVIICFGYFLQFLASYRGDRGFTNDRKEASNLTSFHLMSLHNWGEIVFGYIIPNALHLIGFVTAIFVCKVIDNEQLQNLIERVFLMSMKPKRLCTILWVYVGLGLGFLTLLLAYVIPSVLMQMQIVQVDWMPVELVPYEMPIKLTLLCTIFTQDLVEIVILTSYSIECYLLMVHLQTLSQKLLMHSIESLDWMREVLEFRKLLDHLNNKLSLPVCFFTVMNLSNALAGMIFLFKDFDFQYTELKVVILNIANVLLWLLMGLMPFFTASSVTRVCQLAQANGHHIRIRPFVYRNTSADDLNSTLLFASSLNMSAKLFRMPIQQNYLCFAILIISIVTLTLGMCLNFSMGIF; this comes from the exons ATGCGTCGAAATACATCTAatagttctttcatttttattaacgtTGGCAACAATCAGATGGACGATGTTCCCAGTGATAATGAACCAACTTCGGCTATCCTTGACTATTGCAAAAGGAAG TTTCTTCGCCCTTATATGACAATACTCGCGCTAGTTGGGTTAAATCCGATCTCAACAGAAACCACGCAATTGAAAGCTTGTTTGAGCTATCTTCAAGCTATGATTATTATGGTCATCATATGTTTTGGATACTTTCTTCAATTTTTAGCTTCATACAG AGGTGATCGAGGTTTCACAAATGACAGAAAAGAAGCTTCAAATCTTACGAGCTTCCATTTGATGAGCCTTCATAATTGGGGCGAAATAGTGTTCGGTTATATCATACCGAATGCACTGCATCTTATTGGATTTGTAACggcaatttttgtatgtaaggTCATCGATAACGAGCAATTGCAGAATCTGATTGAGCGAGTTTTTTTGATGTCAATGAAACCCAAACGACTATGTACGATTCTTTGGGTTTATGTCGGACTGGGATTGGGTTTTCTGACGCTTCTCTTGGCATACGTCATACCTTCGGTGTTGATGCAGATGCAGATTGTACAAGTTGATTGGATGCCAGTGGAACTAGTACCATATGAAATGCCAATAAAG CTTACTCTTCTGTGTACAATTTTCACTCAGGATCTTGTGGAAATAGTCATCTTGACAAGTTACAGCATAGAGTGTTATTTACTGATGGTCCATTTGCAGACGCTTTCTCAAAAGCTTCTTATGCATTCCATAGAGAGCCTGGATTGGATGAGG GAAGTTTTGGAATTTCGAAAACTATTGGATCATCTTAACAACAAGTTATCTCTACCGGTCTGCTTCTTTACTGTTATGAATCTATCTAACGCCTTAGCAGGAATGATATTTCTCTTCAAGGACTTTGATTTTCAATACACCGAATTGAAGGTGGTCATTTTGAATATCGCAAACGTCCTCCTTTGGCTGCTAATGGGTCTTATGCCGTTCTTCACAGCATCATCTGTTACACGTGTTTGTCAATTGGCACAAGCTAATGGCCATCACATTCGCATTCGACCCTTTGTCTATCGCAATACTTCAGCTGATGATCTCAATTCTACGCTACTTTTTGCATCATCATTGAATATGTCCGCGAAATTGTTCCGCATGCCAATTCAGCAAAACTATCTTTGTTTCGCCATCTTAATAATATCCATTGTGACTCTCACACTGGGAATGTGCCTTAATTTTTCGATGGGAATTTTCTAG